Proteins found in one Candidatus Binatia bacterium genomic segment:
- a CDS encoding lamin tail domain-containing protein: MLRTWVLVLWLLAATIAASLIARLVPFVRAQAPGESLRIAEILAGPARDWDGDGVYDSRADEWVEVVNNGLAPLDLAPYRIADADSTIRYELSGTLLPGEVRLVTGSMAVAQQRALGHTASGLSLNNSGDTVILFRVGAADTTQVDAHRYGTIEGASDRSTGWIDDPATWVLFDGLNRYTGAGDPQGNGCPPTPGARNGCPLPVTETTWGKIKATYLGDR, encoded by the coding sequence ATGCTTCGAACGTGGGTGCTGGTGCTGTGGCTCTTGGCCGCGACGATTGCCGCGTCGCTGATCGCTCGTCTCGTTCCCTTCGTCAGGGCCCAGGCGCCCGGCGAGAGTCTCCGGATCGCCGAGATCCTCGCGGGCCCGGCACGCGACTGGGATGGGGACGGCGTCTACGACTCGCGCGCCGACGAGTGGGTCGAAGTCGTCAACAACGGGCTGGCGCCGCTGGACCTTGCGCCTTACCGCATCGCCGACGCGGATTCCACGATCCGGTACGAGCTCTCGGGAACGCTCCTTCCGGGCGAGGTGCGCCTCGTCACGGGAAGCATGGCGGTCGCGCAGCAGCGCGCGCTGGGGCACACCGCGAGCGGGCTCTCCCTCAACAACTCGGGCGACACGGTGATCCTGTTCCGGGTCGGCGCGGCCGACACGACGCAGGTGGACGCGCACCGCTACGGCACCATCGAGGGGGCGAGCGACCGCTCCACGGGATGGATCGACGATCCCGCGACGTGGGTCCTGTTCGACGGGCTCAACAGGTACACCGGGGCGGGCGACCCTCAAGGGAACGGCTGTCCGCCGACGCCCGGCGCGCGGAACGGCTGCCCGCTTCCGGTCACCGAGACCACCTGGGGAAAGATCAAGGCGACCTATCTCGGGGATCGGTGA